From a single Streptomyces sp. NBC_01276 genomic region:
- a CDS encoding SDR family NAD(P)-dependent oxidoreductase produces the protein MSAHDTNQDATGNETRLREYLRRAMAELHETQARLREAEERGNEPIAIVGMACRFPGGVSSPEGLWDLVSSGVDAVSGFPVDRGWDVEGLFDPEPGVPGRSYVREGGFLHEAGEFDADFFGISPREAVAMDPQQRLLLETSWEALERAGVPASSLRGSRTGVFVGAMYHDYGTDRPAALDDTGGYGGTGTSGSVVSGRISFALGLEGPAVTVDTACSSSLVALHLAAQSLRTGECDIALAGGVTVMATPSTFVEFSQQRGLAVDGRCKAFSDAADGTGWAEGVGMLLVERLSDAVARGHRVLAVVRGSAVNQDGASNGLTAPNGPSQQRVIRAALESAGLGVADVDVVEAHGTGTRLGDPIEAQALLATYGQRPAGQPLWLGSLKSNIGHAQAAAGVGGVIKMVMALEHGRLPRTLHVGVPSSQVDWEAGAVELLAEERVWPEVGRVRRAGVSSFGVSGTNAHVILEQAPARVEEAVEAARELPVVPLVLTARSETALHAQAERLRTHIEREPAPRPLDVAWSLVTGRSMLEHRRVLLGGTTVQGANVETGRRVLVFPGQGTQWVGMGAELLDSSPVFAGRLRECADALAPFVDFDVVEVLREGRSLERVDVVQPVTWAVMVSLAELWRSLGLVPDAVVGHSQGEIAAAVVSGALSLADAARVVALRAQVIGRELAGLGGMASIPLPLEVVEARLGVWAGRLGVAAVNGPSSTVVAGDADAVAAFVAEAVEEGIRARQVPVDYASHSVHVERIEAELLDVLGPIVPRRAEIPFYSTVSAGSVDTTGLDAGYWYRNLRHPVRFEETVKVLLDNGFATFVESSAHPVLTMGIQETAEALGAHAVTTTGSLRRDEGGLERFLTCAAELFVRGTDIDWARLFEGTGARRVELPTYAFQRTHHWLPAAPAQARAGADGPEPLGYRVGWHSLRGDDTAARLHGRWLLVLPDSPAGRADAESARQALTGLGAAVETLAIDPVHADRSLLRAHLAEAAGRPGAQPLTGVLSLLSLTPGEHPDHPGVPLGLTATLTLAQAAADAGTEARLWAATTGAVAVSPAESPSPVQAQTWGLGRVAALELPSQWGGLVDLPAEPDDRSFRRLAAFLAAPGAEDQVAVRGSGTYGRRLLPATPGRTPQAPAGNGTVLLVGDTAPVAGVLARRLLADGAGHVVLAGPAATLPDPSGEDFADLADRTTLAACDLADDAALRSLLARYTPSAVYVAPPAAALTALGDTTLEGFAAAVTAKSGLAGRLDALLGTLPDGAAPDTLVLFSSVAGVWGGAGQGGYAAGTAYLDALAEQRRHRGLPAVSVAWTPWRDALTGPAAERLLRAGLALLEPERALDALGTLVARRESGIVVADVDWERFAPAYTAARPGTLLDELPAVRALRAAERRAAEDVRDTPGALAAGLRGKNAEERRRELLRLVRTHVAAVLGHTSAEDVTPDRAFRELGVNSVTAVELRNRLREATGLDLPASLVFDHPTSAAVARHLHELASGGPDEQADGPFATAHAGGDAEPVAIVAMACRFPGGINTPDELWQLVRGGGDAISTFPTNRGWDLDGLYDPDPDAKGRTYVREGGFLHEAPDFDPEFFGISPREALAMDPQQRLLLETSWEAMERAGIDPGLLRGSRTGVFVGTNGQHYMPLLQNGDEDFDGYLGTGNSASVMSGRLSYVFGLEGPAVTVDTACSASLVALHLAVQSLRRGECGLALVGGATVMSTPEMLVEFSRQRVMSPTGRSRAFAASADGVALGEGAGLLLVERLSDAERNGHPVLAVIRGSAVNQDGASNGLTAPNGPSQQRVIRQALADAGLEPGDITAVEAHGTGTELGDPIEAQAVLATYGEGRSTEDPLWLGSVKSNIGHTQAAAGVAGVIKMVLALRGRTLPRTLHVDEPTPRVDWSSGAVSLLTDDVDWPQADTPRRAAVSAFGISGTNAHVIVEEAPRPAATGPDTAPAPGADTDGWEEVTVPLLLSARSDNALRAQAARLRAGLLEHPGTHPADAGYTLLKARSRFARRAAVIGESREEILDALNALAQDRPHLAVLRGAAGPGDRVVFVFPGQGSQWPAMADGLLDRSPAFREAVLACDAALGSYLDWSVMDVLRQVPGAPSLGRVDVVQPILFTMMVSLAAAWRSLGVHPSAVVGHSQGEIAAAYVSGGLSLDDAARIVALRSQAWLTLAGKGGMIAVSLAPDALRRRLERFGDRLSVAAVNSPGTAAVAGEPAALRELLDELTAQGVHARAIPGVDTAGHSAQVDALKEHLLEVLAPVAPRTGGIPFYSTVTGGLLDTAALDSAYWYRNMREPVEFERAVRSLIADGHEVFLESSPHPMLAASLQETIADTGAHAAVLATLRRDKGGARWFGAALGMAHVSGVEIDADALFGSGSRRVELPTYPFQRERYWYNAPARRGDAASVGLHEAGHPLLGAGVELPESGSVVYTARIGADTQPWLADHALLGTVLLPGAALVDLALWAGRQSGCDRLDELILQAPLVLPDTGAVELRLLVSAADGEGRRTLTVHSRAAGAAPGSPWQRHAEAVAAPAGDTPPAAAPAWPAPAARPASRPAPDSFYEEFTARGYDYGPHFRGFRDGWRDGTAVHAEVALPPQTREGSAGFGVHPALLDAALQAMSLGAFFPDDGRARMPFAVRGVRLHAEGADRLRVTVTPAGPDAVTLRCADEDGRPVLDVDELLVRTVSDEQLAAAAGPAGALRGGSLHEVTWPRQHTAAAPPGRRIAVVGEDHAKVLAALESTGGHGDWYPDLAALFADTDAVTPDSVVVSFPQHPRPDAATAHTVTHRTLDLARTWLDAPERYAHTALTLVTRGAVATAPDEHVTDPATATLWGLIRSAQSEEPGRFALLDLDPAAVDGTALTAALAGTEPQLAVRGAAVRAPRLARAGTTDPRTDLLVPDAGTTAWRLATDGGGTLEGLRLAPAPDTLAPLEEGQVRISVRAAGINFRDTLIALGMYPGEAAVMGAEGAGVVTEVGPGVSTLTPGDRVLGMWTGGFGPYAVADHRMVAPVPAGWTYAEAASVPAVFLTAHYALTRLARATPGQSLLVHAAAGGVGMAALQLARHLGLTVHATASTGKWDTLRGLGLTDDAIADSRTTGFADAFLTRTAGRGVDIVLNSLAGEFVDASLRLLPRGGHFLELGKADVRDPRTVAAAHPGTHYQAFDLVQAGPETVGEMLRELLVLFEAGVLRPLPLTVHEVRHAREAFRTLSQARHTGKLVLTMPPAFGPHGTVLVTGGTGTLGSAVARHLVTAHGVRHLVLAGRQGPEAEGAAELADELAGLGARVTVRACDAADRDQLAALLAAVPAAHPLTAVVHTAGVLSDGTLATLTPETLDTVLRPKVDAVLNLHDLTKDLDLSAFVLYSSSSALFGSPGQGGYAAANAFLDAFADHRRSLGLPGVSLAWGLWSSNSRMAGHLDQSGMHRRLARGGVMPLTDAEGLALFDAAQTLDTPLQVPIRLNPAALRAAGPVPPFLSALVGTTDAPSGPRQPSGPTGTLADRLPGVPAEEQEELLLDAVRAHAAAVLGHGGPEGITVDRAFKELGFDSLTAVEMRNRLAADTGLRLAATLVFDHPTPVALAAHLHRALAPRDDTEATPAADARGTSVMAELDRLEALFGSLSGGAAHGATGPDEAAHKEIANRLAALTGLWNGIGGPNGTNGTNGTHGTTGGTGPSDPGGSVAVSLEDADDDEIFAFIDERF, from the coding sequence GTGTCCGCTCACGACACCAACCAGGACGCCACGGGCAACGAAACCAGGCTCCGTGAATACCTCCGCCGCGCCATGGCCGAACTGCACGAGACGCAGGCACGGCTGCGCGAGGCCGAGGAGCGCGGCAACGAGCCGATCGCGATCGTGGGGATGGCGTGCCGTTTTCCGGGTGGGGTGAGTTCTCCGGAGGGGTTGTGGGATCTGGTGTCCTCGGGTGTGGACGCGGTGTCCGGTTTCCCGGTGGACCGTGGGTGGGACGTGGAGGGGCTGTTTGATCCGGAGCCTGGTGTTCCTGGTCGTTCGTATGTGCGGGAGGGGGGTTTCCTGCATGAGGCGGGGGAGTTCGATGCGGACTTCTTCGGTATTTCGCCGCGTGAGGCGGTGGCGATGGATCCGCAGCAGCGGTTGTTGCTGGAGACGTCGTGGGAGGCGTTGGAGCGGGCGGGTGTGCCGGCTTCGTCGTTGCGGGGATCGCGCACGGGTGTCTTCGTCGGCGCCATGTACCACGACTACGGCACCGACCGCCCCGCCGCCCTCGACGACACCGGTGGCTACGGCGGCACCGGCACCTCCGGCAGCGTCGTCTCCGGCCGCATCTCCTTCGCCCTGGGGCTGGAGGGCCCGGCGGTGACCGTCGACACGGCCTGCTCCTCCTCCCTGGTCGCACTGCACCTCGCCGCGCAGTCCCTGCGCACGGGTGAATGCGACATCGCCCTGGCCGGCGGCGTCACCGTGATGGCGACCCCCTCCACCTTCGTGGAGTTCTCGCAGCAGCGGGGGCTGGCGGTGGACGGCCGGTGCAAGGCGTTCTCGGACGCGGCGGACGGTACGGGCTGGGCCGAGGGTGTGGGGATGCTGCTGGTGGAGCGGCTGTCGGACGCGGTGGCGCGGGGTCATCGGGTGCTGGCGGTGGTGCGTGGTTCGGCGGTGAACCAGGACGGTGCGAGCAATGGTCTGACGGCGCCGAACGGTCCGTCGCAGCAGCGGGTGATCCGGGCGGCGTTGGAGAGTGCGGGGCTCGGGGTTGCTGATGTGGATGTGGTGGAGGCGCACGGTACGGGTACGCGTTTGGGTGATCCGATCGAGGCGCAGGCGTTGCTGGCGACGTACGGTCAGCGTCCGGCTGGTCAGCCTTTGTGGTTGGGGTCGTTGAAGTCGAACATCGGGCATGCGCAGGCGGCTGCGGGTGTGGGTGGTGTCATCAAGATGGTGATGGCGCTGGAGCACGGGCGGCTTCCGAGGACGTTGCATGTGGGTGTGCCGTCTTCCCAGGTGGACTGGGAGGCGGGTGCGGTCGAGCTGCTGGCCGAGGAGCGTGTGTGGCCTGAGGTGGGTCGGGTGCGGCGTGCGGGGGTGTCGTCCTTCGGTGTGAGCGGGACGAACGCGCACGTGATCCTGGAGCAGGCCCCGGCCCGGGTGGAGGAGGCGGTGGAGGCGGCGCGTGAGCTTCCCGTCGTTCCGCTGGTGCTGACCGCCCGCTCCGAAACCGCCCTCCACGCGCAGGCCGAACGCCTGCGCACCCACATCGAGCGGGAGCCCGCACCGCGTCCGCTGGACGTGGCGTGGAGCCTGGTCACCGGCCGTTCGATGCTGGAACACCGCCGGGTGCTCCTCGGCGGCACCACCGTCCAGGGCGCGAACGTGGAGACCGGTCGTCGGGTGCTGGTGTTTCCGGGTCAGGGGACGCAGTGGGTGGGGATGGGTGCGGAGCTGCTCGACTCTTCCCCGGTGTTCGCGGGGCGGTTGCGGGAGTGTGCTGATGCTCTGGCGCCGTTCGTGGACTTCGATGTGGTGGAGGTGTTGCGGGAGGGGCGTTCGCTGGAGCGGGTGGATGTGGTCCAGCCCGTCACCTGGGCCGTGATGGTCTCGCTCGCCGAGCTGTGGCGCTCCCTCGGACTGGTGCCGGATGCCGTCGTCGGGCATTCGCAGGGTGAGATCGCAGCTGCTGTCGTGTCGGGGGCGTTGTCCCTTGCGGATGCGGCGCGGGTGGTTGCGTTGCGGGCTCAGGTGATCGGCCGTGAGCTGGCCGGTCTGGGCGGCATGGCGTCGATTCCGTTGCCGTTGGAGGTTGTTGAGGCGCGGCTTGGGGTGTGGGCGGGCCGGCTGGGTGTGGCTGCGGTGAACGGGCCGTCGAGCACGGTCGTCGCCGGGGATGCGGATGCGGTGGCCGCGTTCGTCGCGGAGGCGGTGGAGGAGGGGATCCGGGCCCGTCAGGTGCCCGTCGACTACGCCTCGCACTCCGTGCATGTGGAGCGGATCGAGGCCGAGCTGCTGGATGTTCTCGGCCCGATTGTGCCGCGCAGGGCGGAGATCCCGTTCTACTCGACCGTGAGTGCCGGGTCGGTCGACACCACCGGTCTCGATGCCGGGTACTGGTACCGCAACCTGCGTCACCCCGTCCGTTTCGAGGAGACCGTCAAGGTCCTCCTGGACAACGGCTTCGCCACCTTCGTCGAGTCCAGCGCGCACCCCGTCCTCACCATGGGCATCCAGGAGACCGCCGAGGCCCTCGGCGCCCACGCCGTCACCACCACCGGTTCGCTCCGCCGTGACGAAGGCGGCCTGGAACGCTTCCTGACGTGTGCCGCCGAGCTCTTCGTGCGCGGCACCGACATCGACTGGGCCCGGCTCTTCGAGGGCACCGGCGCCCGCCGCGTCGAGCTGCCCACCTACGCCTTCCAGCGCACCCACCACTGGCTGCCCGCCGCCCCCGCCCAGGCCCGTGCCGGCGCCGACGGGCCGGAGCCCCTCGGCTACCGCGTCGGCTGGCACAGCCTGCGCGGCGACGACACCGCCGCCCGGCTGCACGGTCGCTGGCTGCTCGTCCTGCCCGACTCCCCGGCCGGCCGCGCCGACGCGGAATCCGCCCGGCAGGCCCTCACCGGCCTCGGGGCGGCCGTCGAGACCCTCGCCATCGATCCCGTCCACGCCGACCGCTCCCTCCTGCGGGCCCACCTCGCCGAGGCCGCCGGCCGCCCCGGCGCCCAGCCGCTCACCGGTGTCCTGTCGCTGCTCTCCCTCACGCCCGGCGAGCACCCCGACCACCCGGGCGTCCCCCTCGGCCTCACCGCCACCCTCACCCTGGCGCAGGCCGCCGCGGACGCCGGGACCGAGGCCCGGCTGTGGGCCGCGACCACCGGCGCGGTCGCCGTGTCGCCCGCCGAGTCCCCCTCGCCCGTACAGGCCCAGACCTGGGGTCTGGGGCGGGTCGCCGCGCTGGAACTGCCCTCCCAGTGGGGCGGTCTCGTCGACCTGCCCGCCGAGCCCGACGACCGCTCCTTCCGGCGGCTGGCCGCCTTCCTCGCCGCGCCGGGAGCGGAGGACCAGGTCGCCGTACGCGGGTCCGGCACCTACGGGCGCCGGCTCCTCCCGGCCACCCCCGGCCGTACCCCGCAAGCCCCTGCCGGGAACGGCACCGTCCTGCTCGTCGGCGACACCGCTCCCGTAGCCGGAGTCCTCGCCCGCCGGCTGCTCGCCGACGGCGCCGGTCACGTCGTCCTCGCCGGACCCGCCGCGACCCTGCCCGACCCCTCCGGCGAGGACTTCGCCGACCTCGCCGACCGCACCACCCTCGCCGCGTGCGACCTCGCCGACGACGCCGCGCTGCGCTCCCTCCTCGCCCGGTACACGCCCTCCGCCGTGTACGTCGCCCCGCCGGCCGCCGCGCTCACCGCCCTCGGGGACACGACCCTGGAGGGCTTCGCGGCGGCCGTCACCGCCAAGAGCGGCCTCGCGGGCCGTCTCGACGCCCTGCTCGGCACGCTCCCCGACGGTGCCGCGCCGGACACCCTCGTCCTGTTCTCCTCCGTCGCCGGCGTGTGGGGCGGCGCCGGGCAGGGCGGCTACGCGGCCGGCACCGCCTACCTCGACGCCCTTGCCGAACAGCGCCGCCACCGCGGGCTCCCCGCCGTCTCGGTGGCCTGGACCCCGTGGCGGGACGCCCTCACCGGGCCCGCCGCCGAGCGGCTGCTCCGCGCGGGCCTGGCCCTCCTGGAGCCCGAGCGGGCCCTCGACGCACTCGGCACGCTCGTCGCGCGCCGCGAGAGCGGCATCGTCGTCGCCGACGTCGACTGGGAACGCTTCGCGCCCGCTTACACCGCCGCCCGCCCCGGCACCCTCCTCGACGAGCTGCCCGCCGTACGGGCGCTGCGCGCAGCCGAACGGCGGGCCGCCGAGGACGTCCGCGACACCCCCGGAGCCCTCGCGGCCGGCCTGCGCGGGAAGAACGCCGAGGAGCGGCGCCGCGAACTGCTGCGGCTGGTCCGTACCCACGTGGCGGCCGTCCTCGGCCACACCTCCGCCGAGGACGTCACACCCGACCGGGCGTTCCGGGAACTCGGCGTGAACTCCGTGACCGCCGTCGAACTGCGCAACCGGCTGCGCGAGGCCACCGGGCTGGACCTGCCGGCCTCCCTCGTCTTCGACCACCCCACCAGCGCGGCCGTCGCCCGCCACCTCCACGAACTGGCGTCGGGCGGACCCGACGAACAGGCGGACGGCCCGTTCGCCACCGCCCACGCCGGCGGGGACGCGGAACCCGTCGCGATCGTCGCCATGGCCTGCCGGTTCCCCGGCGGCATCAACACCCCCGACGAGCTGTGGCAGCTGGTGCGCGGCGGCGGCGACGCCATCTCCACCTTCCCCACCAACCGCGGCTGGGACCTGGACGGCCTCTACGACCCGGACCCCGACGCGAAGGGCCGTACGTACGTCCGCGAAGGCGGCTTCCTCCACGAGGCCCCCGACTTCGACCCGGAGTTCTTCGGCATCTCGCCCCGCGAGGCCCTCGCCATGGACCCGCAGCAGAGGCTCCTGCTGGAAACCTCCTGGGAGGCCATGGAGCGGGCCGGAATCGACCCCGGCCTGCTGCGCGGCAGCCGGACCGGCGTGTTCGTCGGCACCAACGGCCAGCACTACATGCCGCTGCTGCAGAACGGTGACGAGGACTTCGACGGCTACCTCGGCACCGGAAACTCCGCCAGCGTCATGTCGGGCCGCCTCTCGTACGTCTTCGGGCTCGAAGGCCCCGCGGTGACCGTCGACACCGCCTGCTCGGCTTCCCTGGTCGCCCTGCACCTGGCCGTGCAGTCGCTGCGCCGCGGCGAATGCGGCCTGGCCCTCGTCGGCGGCGCCACCGTCATGTCCACGCCCGAGATGCTCGTCGAGTTCTCCCGCCAGCGCGTCATGTCGCCCACCGGCCGCTCCCGCGCCTTCGCGGCCTCCGCCGACGGCGTCGCCCTGGGCGAGGGGGCCGGCCTGCTGCTCGTCGAGCGGCTCTCCGACGCCGAACGCAACGGGCACCCCGTCCTCGCCGTCATCCGCGGCTCCGCCGTCAACCAGGACGGCGCCTCCAACGGACTCACCGCCCCCAACGGCCCCTCCCAGCAGCGCGTCATCCGCCAGGCCCTCGCCGACGCCGGCCTGGAGCCCGGTGACATCACCGCCGTCGAGGCGCACGGCACCGGTACGGAACTGGGCGACCCCATCGAGGCGCAGGCCGTCCTCGCCACCTACGGCGAAGGCCGCTCCACCGAGGACCCGCTGTGGCTCGGATCCGTGAAGTCCAACATCGGTCACACCCAGGCCGCCGCCGGAGTCGCCGGCGTCATCAAGATGGTGCTCGCGCTGCGCGGCCGGACCCTGCCCCGCACCCTGCACGTCGACGAGCCCACCCCGCGCGTCGACTGGTCGTCCGGAGCGGTGTCCCTGCTCACCGACGACGTCGACTGGCCGCAGGCCGACACCCCCCGCCGGGCCGCCGTGTCCGCGTTCGGCATCAGCGGCACCAACGCCCACGTCATCGTCGAGGAAGCCCCCCGCCCCGCCGCCACCGGCCCCGACACCGCGCCCGCGCCCGGCGCCGACACCGACGGGTGGGAGGAGGTCACCGTCCCGCTGCTGCTGTCCGCGCGCTCCGACAACGCCCTGCGCGCCCAGGCGGCCCGGCTGCGCGCCGGACTCCTCGAACACCCTGGCACCCACCCCGCCGACGCCGGCTACACCCTGCTCAAGGCCCGCTCCCGGTTCGCCCGCCGGGCCGCCGTCATCGGCGAGAGCCGTGAGGAGATCCTCGACGCCCTCAACGCACTCGCCCAGGACCGGCCGCACCTGGCCGTACTGCGGGGGGCCGCCGGCCCCGGCGACCGCGTCGTGTTCGTCTTCCCCGGCCAGGGCTCCCAGTGGCCCGCCATGGCCGACGGGCTCCTCGACCGGTCGCCCGCCTTCCGGGAGGCCGTCCTCGCCTGCGACGCCGCCCTCGGCTCCTACCTGGACTGGTCCGTCATGGACGTCCTGCGGCAGGTTCCCGGCGCGCCCTCGCTCGGCCGCGTCGACGTCGTCCAGCCCATCCTGTTCACCATGATGGTGTCGCTGGCCGCCGCCTGGCGGTCCCTCGGCGTCCACCCGTCGGCCGTCGTCGGCCACTCCCAGGGCGAGATCGCCGCCGCGTACGTGTCCGGCGGGCTCTCCCTCGACGACGCGGCCCGCATCGTCGCCCTGCGCAGCCAGGCCTGGCTGACCCTCGCGGGCAAGGGCGGCATGATCGCCGTGTCGCTGGCACCCGACGCACTGCGGCGCCGCCTGGAGCGGTTCGGCGACCGGCTGTCCGTCGCCGCCGTCAACAGCCCCGGCACCGCCGCCGTCGCCGGGGAGCCCGCCGCCCTGCGCGAACTCCTCGACGAGCTGACCGCGCAGGGCGTCCACGCCCGTGCCATCCCCGGCGTGGACACGGCCGGGCACTCCGCCCAGGTCGACGCCCTCAAGGAGCACCTCCTGGAGGTCCTCGCCCCCGTCGCCCCGCGGACCGGCGGGATCCCCTTCTACTCCACCGTCACCGGCGGCCTCCTCGACACCGCCGCACTGGACTCCGCGTACTGGTACCGCAACATGCGCGAACCCGTCGAGTTCGAGCGGGCCGTCCGCTCCCTCATCGCCGACGGCCACGAGGTCTTCCTCGAATCCAGCCCCCACCCGATGCTCGCGGCCTCCCTCCAGGAGACCATCGCCGACACCGGCGCCCACGCCGCCGTCCTCGCCACCCTGCGCCGCGACAAGGGCGGCGCCCGCTGGTTCGGCGCCGCGCTCGGCATGGCCCACGTCAGCGGCGTCGAGATCGACGCGGACGCCCTCTTCGGCAGCGGCTCCCGCCGGGTGGAACTGCCCACCTACCCCTTCCAGCGCGAGCGCTACTGGTACAACGCGCCCGCCCGCCGCGGCGACGCCGCCTCCGTGGGCCTCCACGAGGCCGGGCACCCCCTGCTCGGCGCCGGCGTGGAACTCCCCGAGTCCGGATCGGTCGTCTACACCGCCCGCATCGGCGCCGACACCCAGCCCTGGCTCGCCGACCACGCCCTGCTGGGCACCGTACTGCTGCCCGGCGCGGCCCTCGTCGACCTGGCCCTGTGGGCCGGCCGGCAGTCCGGCTGCGACCGCCTCGACGAGCTGATCCTCCAGGCGCCCCTGGTCCTGCCCGACACCGGCGCCGTCGAACTGCGCCTGCTCGTCTCCGCCGCCGACGGGGAGGGACGGCGCACCCTCACCGTCCACTCCCGCGCCGCGGGCGCCGCCCCCGGCTCGCCCTGGCAGCGGCACGCGGAGGCCGTCGCCGCCCCCGCCGGGGACACACCGCCCGCCGCCGCTCCCGCGTGGCCGGCGCCCGCCGCCCGGCCCGCGTCCCGCCCGGCCCCCGACTCCTTCTACGAGGAGTTCACCGCCCGCGGCTACGACTACGGCCCGCACTTCCGCGGCTTCCGCGACGGCTGGCGCGACGGCACCGCCGTCCACGCCGAGGTGGCCCTGCCCCCGCAGACCCGCGAGGGCTCCGCCGGCTTCGGTGTCCACCCGGCGCTCCTCGACGCGGCGCTCCAGGCGATGAGCCTCGGCGCGTTCTTCCCCGACGACGGCCGCGCCCGCATGCCGTTCGCCGTCCGCGGCGTCCGCCTGCACGCCGAGGGCGCCGACCGGCTGCGCGTCACCGTCACCCCCGCCGGCCCCGACGCCGTCACCCTGCGCTGCGCCGACGAGGACGGCCGCCCCGTCCTCGACGTGGACGAACTCCTCGTCCGTACCGTCTCCGACGAGCAGCTCGCCGCCGCCGCGGGCCCCGCGGGCGCCCTGCGGGGCGGATCCCTCCACGAGGTGACCTGGCCGCGGCAGCACACCGCCGCGGCCCCGCCCGGACGCCGCATCGCCGTCGTCGGCGAGGACCACGCCAAGGTCCTCGCCGCCCTGGAGAGCACCGGCGGCCACGGCGACTGGTACCCCGACCTGGCCGCGCTGTTCGCCGACACCGACGCCGTCACCCCCGACAGCGTCGTCGTCTCCTTCCCCCAGCACCCCCGCCCCGACGCCGCGACCGCCCACACCGTCACCCACCGGACCCTCGACCTCGCCCGGACCTGGCTGGACGCCCCCGAACGGTACGCGCACACCGCCCTCACCCTCGTCACCCGCGGCGCCGTCGCCACCGCCCCCGACGAGCACGTCACCGACCCGGCGACCGCCACCCTGTGGGGCCTGATCCGCTCCGCCCAGTCCGAGGAACCCGGCCGCTTCGCCCTCCTCGACCTGGACCCCGCCGCCGTCGACGGCACCGCCCTGACCGCCGCCCTGGCCGGCACCGAACCCCAGCTCGCCGTCCGCGGCGCCGCCGTCCGCGCACCCCGGCTGGCCCGCGCCGGCACCACCGACCCCCGTACGGACCTCCTCGTACCGGACGCCGGCACCACCGCCTGGCGGCTCGCCACCGACGGCGGCGGCACCCTCGAAGGCCTGCGCCTCGCCCCCGCCCCCGACACCCTGGCCCCCCTGGAGGAAGGCCAGGTACGGATCTCCGTACGGGCCGCCGGCATCAACTTCCGCGACACCCTCATCGCGCTGGGCATGTATCCCGGCGAAGCGGCCGTCATGGGAGCCGAGGGCGCCGGCGTCGTCACCGAGGTCGGACCCGGCGTGAGCACCCTCACCCCCGGAGACCGGGTCCTCGGCATGTGGACCGGCGGATTCGGCCCGTACGCCGTCGCCGACCACCGCATGGTCGCCCCGGTCCCGGCCGGCTGGACCTACGCCGAAGCCGCCTCCGTCCCCGCCGTGTTCCTCACCGCCCACTACGCGCTGACCCGCCTGGCCCGGGCCACCCCCGGCCAGTCCCTGCTCGTCCACGCGGCCGCCGGCGGCGTCGGCATGGCCGCCCTGCAACTGGCCCGCCACCTCGGCCTCACGGTCCACGCCACCGCGAGCACCGGCAAGTGGGACACCCTGCGCGGCCTCGGCCTCACCGACGACGCCATCGCCGACTCCCGCACCACCGGCTTCGCCGACGCCTTCCTCACCCGCACCGCGGGCCGCGGCGTCGACATCGTCCTCAACTCCCTCGCCGGGGAATTCGTCGACGCCTCCCTGCGGCTCCTGCCCCGCGGCGGCCACTTCCTCGAACTGGGCAAGGCCGACGTCCGCGACCCGCGGACCGTCGCCGCCGCCCACCCCGGCACCCACTACCAGGCCTTCGACCTCGTCCAGGCCGGCCCCGAAACGGTCGGGGAGATGCTCCGCGAACTCCTCGTCCTGTTCGAGGCGGGCGTGCTGCGGCCCCTGCCGCTGACCGTCCACGAGGTCCGGCACGCCCGCGAGGCGTTCCGCACCCTCAGCCAGGCCCGCCACACCGGAAAGCTCGTCCTGACCATGCCGCCCGCCTTCGGGCCCCACGGCACGGTCCTCGTCACCGGGGGCACCGGCACCCTCGGCAGCGCGGTCGCCCGCCACCTCGTCACCGCACACGGCGTACGCCACCTCGTCCTCGCCGGCCGACAGGGCCCCGAAGCCGAAGGCGCCGCCGAACTCGCCGACGAACTCGCCGGGCTCGGCGCCCGCGTCACCGTACGGGCCTGCGACGCGGCCGACCGCGACCAGCTCGCCGCGCTGCTCGCCGCCGTCCCCGCCGCCCACCCGCTGACCGCGGTCGTCCACACCGCCGGCGTCCTCTCCGACGGCACCCTGGCCACCCTCACCCCCGAAACCCTCGACACCGTCCTGCGTCCCAAGGTCGACGCCGTACTGAACCTGCACGACCTCACCAAGGACCTCGACCTGTCGGCGTTCGTCCTCTACTCCTCCTCGTCCGCGCTGTTCGGCAGCCCCGGCCAGGGCGGCTACGCGGCCGCCAACGCCTTCCTCGACGCGTTCGCCGACCACCGCCGCTCCCTGGGACTGCCCGGCGTCTCCCTCGCCTGGGGCCTGTGGTCCAGCAACAGCCGCATGGCCGGCCACCTCGACCAGAGCGGCATGCACCGCCGTCTCGCCCGAGGCGGCGTCATGCCCCTCACCGACGCCGAGGGCCTCGCGCTCTTCGACGCCGCCCAGACACTGGACACCCCCCTCCAGGTCCCGATCCGCCTCAACCCGGCGGCCCTGCGCGCCGCCGGACCCGTCCCCCCGTTCCTCAGCGCCCTCGTCGGCACGACGGACGCCCCCAGCGGCCCCCGGCAGCCCAGCGGCCCCACCGGCACCCTCGCCGACCGCCTTCCGGGCGTGCCCGCCGAGGAACAGGAGGAACTGCTCCTGGACGCCGTACGCGCCCACGCCGCGGCCGTCCTCGGCCACGGCGGCCCCGAGGGCATCACCGTCGACCGCGCCTTCAAGGAACTCGGCTTCGACTCCCTCACCGCCGTCGAGATGCGCAACCGGCTCGCCGCCGACACCGGGCTGCGCCTGGCCGCGACCCTGGTCTTCGACCACCCCACCCCGGTGGCCCTCGCCGCACACCTGCACCGCGCCCTCGCACCGCGGGACGACACCGAGGCCACCCCGGCCGCCGACGCCCGCGGCACCTCGGTCATGGCGGAACTCGACCGCCTGGAGGCCCTCTTCGGATCCCTGTCCGGCGGGGCCGCGCACGGCGCCACGGGCCCCGACGAAGCCGCCCACAAGGAGATCGCCAACCGGCTCGCGGCCCTCACCGGCCTGTGGAACGGCATCGGCGGCCCGAACGGCACGAACGGCACGAACGGCACGCACGGCACCACCGGGGGCACCGGGCCCTCGGACCCCGGCGGATCCGTCGCCGTGTCCCTGGAGGACGCCGACGACGACGAGATCTTCGCATTCATCGACGAGCGGTTCTGA